The following is a genomic window from Sciurus carolinensis chromosome 3, mSciCar1.2, whole genome shotgun sequence.
TGCCAGTATTGCTATCGAGAaataggagagattttggcatcacagcggccgtggttGCCACGGTAGCAGCGGCAGCAGCATTGACGAtgaccatacagacagcaacaacagtcaatcacttggctgaaaatacagctacagccttacagactcaagaagctctaaacaaccatttaaaggcaggcatactccttgtaaatcaaagagtggacttactacaagaacaagtggatatcttgcaagaacttttgggactgggatgtgtttatcctttaagagcagtgtgtgtcacccctattgcttataataaccttagctctgtggctatgttatctaaaaatctctctgtctaccttactggtaattggtcatctacctttgataatttaaccagtcagttacgagctgaaatactcagagtcagtgccaccagggttcaagttacattggtatctgagatgttctctttgttatctaaagccctgggattgacaaaacagtgggctggaacagtagctgttctgattattatctgcttagggatagcctatgttatacacagccaaatcagagctcgccaagatgcccgacatcatcgatgggctatagtacaggcgtTGACAGCCATTGaaacaggcacatccccccaagtatggctaggCATGCTGGGCCaatagtcaaagacgggtaagatccgtggaaatgcataccaacctaagacagggttctgacacctggaggtcagaattccaatgacgggtaaggatgtaatttgccatggacaacctaagacaggcatggtcccaagtcatcttttctttatttaaagaataagggggagatgtcaggggtgggctctgagggccccagagcggcaccctggcctgatttctcagatggcgcctggcagcttgccagacacatctgcactcttaaacaagtttcaggaagtaactgtGATTGGCTGCTGTGTGTGAGGCGATCTTtgtaactgcctagtgactgacccttgataggctgatatctcagactgactgattggcttatgcttgctatataacccagacacttcctctaataaaggtctttggtctttttgttcctgtgaaaaagaagcgtaCACGTTGTCATTGTCCCCGAGGGCGGTGGGCGatgatactctaccactgaaccacaaacccagcccctcaaTAATTGATTCCTGAATGAAAAGCTGACATTATATGCCtgacaccacacctggctctttgTGTGTGTTGTATCACATTATTCTCACATGTACTTTGTGCAGAGGCACTATTATTATCTCCAATTTACACGGAAAGGCCCTGAGGCTTAGATTAGTTTAATGCAGGTCTAATAGCTAGAATGTAGGAGGACTAGGATTTGAACACCCTATGTATCTCAAAGTAGCTgacaagatgaaaaaataaatggaagtttTCTAACCCAGAGTCAGGTGGTGGCATTGTGGAGCCAGGACTATTGTTCTTGGTCACTCTTCTCTCTACAGTCTTCTAGTCATCACTCTGAAAGAATTGAGGGTGAGATGGAGGCACCTGGCCATCAGGAGACCAACCCTCCCTCTTCAGCAGGTACTTGACAACTTCTCTTTGATGAACATGCAGGCTATGCATAATAATCATTGCTGATAAACCGAAATAACTAGTGAATTAACACATCTTAAACAAATTAGGGATTCTTGTTTTTAGTCAATTTGATGATACAGCATGCTAGATGATTTTCCCAAGACcaaggggtgggtggggaagcaCTCTCAAAGCTACTGATTTCAAGTAGTTTTATATCAGGAACATTTGCTTTAGAGAGATCAAAGTCGAGATGTGAGGTGCTTCCGGCCTGACAGTCTAACTATTCATATCCAGGGGACTTACCTAAGGAGCTTAGAAGAGTGAAAAGAAATCCATTTTGCTCATTGTCCACATTATGCCCCATTTGGCTGATTTGATCCCCCACACTACACggcaggagagaaaggaaggagcaaCAATTCAGTTCATAGTTTTGACGTTCCTCCTTgactgagaaggaaaagggaagggaaactaCTGATTTTGAAAGCTGCCAAGCAACCCAGAAGCCCACACCTGAAAGCCTGCAAGAGGAGTAAgttcatttgttgttgttttgtttttttgtggtgctggggattgaacccagagccttgtgcatgcaaagtaagcaagcactctaccaactgagctgtatctccagccccaGAGTAAGGTCATTTGAATTCAATTTGGTTTTGAAGTCCAGCGCTTCCATTTGCTGGCCATGTAATCTCGGTTTCCATGCAGTGTGTACAGCTCTCAGCAAGGTCCCTTGCATCTAGGAAGCACATTTCTAGCAAATGGTAATCATTTTTACTCTTCTAAAAGTAAATAATTGCAGAGGGATTTCAGTGCAGGAGTAAGACTGAGAATTAAAATAGGTGGTAGGACCAAAAGTGAAACTGGATTCAGAAGTGGCATGAGTGAAAAGAAGTTAAAGTTGAAACTGAGAGCAAGCTGTAGGAACttattgtgtttcttttctgATCATGTCATGGTATCCATTCTGCCTCCTATCCTGGAAACTCCATTCTGTCAAACATGTGCAAAGAGGTGTGCCAGCAAAGCAGAGCTTCATAGGGGTACTAACCTCAGGTTAACAAAaggataagataaaataaaataagcatgtcCAGAGACCTATTTAAGAGTGTCACTTCATTGTAAACAAATTCAAGCAGAAAAATAGAATTGTTTGGCTGGTTTGATTTACAGAGAGAAaagtgtattagtttcctatggaTGCCATAACAAATAACCAtgaacttagtggcttaaaaaaataaaataaaaaaaaatttataggtCTTTCCAGATCAGTTTAACtaggctgaaatcaaggtgtctcTAAAAGTGCTATAGGAGACTCCATTCCTACTTTCTTCCTGTTTCCATCGACTGCCAGCATTCCCTTGCTTGTGGTTGTATCACTTCCAACTTTGTCTCTGTGATCACATTGCCTGTTCCTGTCTTGTGTATATTAACTCTCCATCTCTCTTTTATGAGGACACTTATGACAGTATTTAGGATCCACCAAGTAATCCAGGATAATCCCCATTtctccatctcaagatccttaatcacatctgccAAGACCATCTTTCCTTATAAGGTAACATTTACCAGTGCATAGCAACACCAATAATGGGAGACCATTATTTGGTCTACTACAAGAAGATTGAAACAGTTCAATCAACATCCCCAAATGAAATGCCTGATTCtcaattgtttaatttttcaattataaaaacaaacaacccaatcaataaatgggctaaggaactgaacagacacttcacagaagatatataatcgatcaacaaatatatgaaaaaatgttcaacatctctagcaattagagaaatgcaaataaaaactactctaagatttcatctcactctaatcagaatggcaattattaagaatacaagcaacaataaatgttgcttgtattcttaatacaAGCATATATTGCTGgcagaaatgcaaaatggtgtaaccattatggaaagcagtatggacattcctcagaaaacttgaaatggaaccaccatatgacccagttatcccactccttgatttatacctaaaggacttaaaatcagtgggctggggttgtgactcagtggtagagcgcttgcctagcatgtacgaggcactgggttcaatcctcagtatcacataaaaataaataaataaaacaaaggtatccatccacaactaaaacataaaaaataaataaaatgaaatcagcatactacagtggcacagtcacatcaatgtttatagcagctcaattcacaatagctaaactatagaaccaacctaggtgcccttcaacagttgaatgaataagaaaatgtgattttatatatatatataatataatatattccatataatatataatatataatatattatattccatataaatatatatggaatatatatatggaatatatatataaatatatatatatatgtggaatattactcagttttaaggaagactgaaattatggtatttgctggtaaatggatggagttggagaatatcatggtaagcaaaataagccaaacccccaaaccaaaggtcaaatgttttctctgataggcagatgctaattcacaataagggggggaggtgtagggctagggaagaatagttactttatattaggtagaggggagtgaagggaggggaggggtttgGGGTAGGAAAgctagtagagtgaaacagacatcattacctcatgtacatatatgactgcatgacctatatgatcctacaatatgtacaatcagaaaaatgagaaattagactccatttatgtatgatttatcaaaggtataaatgcattctactgtcatgtacaactaattagaacaaattttttaaaaattgaaaaatgattCATGCTTATTGtgaaccattttaaaaattatagttgaaagcacccagaaaccactctggatgcaggaactcatgcaagagattttattaagtggacaggcagaggagaggagaggagaggagaggagaggagaggagaggagaggagaggagaggagaggaggtgtcggggaggcagaataatggcggcagcaaaatagcagatctgatacCAATAATagtataattgaaaataaaaagggaaaaaagagaaattaaatgaaaaactacCTATAATCCTTCAAGCCAGGGACAGTCGCCTCCTCATCTGTGTGCATTTAACTAGACTGGGTTTATGCCTATCAAAGAGGAAGAATAGGAGAAAGAGAAGTAAgtagaataaaatatcaaatttggaAAGTAATGAAGTAAGTTAATATTGCTCACAATGAATATGTACAGAGCAGcctaatttaaaatgaatgtagAGCTTGGCAACAAAATTAACCAGGGCAGAAGGTGCTTGCTGATGTGTGGAACTGATGCTTATTCACTTAGAGGTTTTAATTCAACTTTGGCTGCTTACTTGAAAACCCCTGAATTTTCCCTATGGCAAGGACCTGATTCACTCCCTGAGGTCAGCCCCTGGCCTGCTAATCTGCCCTAACATAAGCTCTTCTTGAGTCCTTATCGGTCTTCCTCAGTGGGTCAACGTTATGACAACTGGGGGAGTCTGGCAGAGTTCCTGCTCCTCCCAGGCTGATATCACAGGGCAACAGCAACTGTGGCAGAAGGCAAACACTCAGACTGCAGCCAGATGTGGAACTGAAGCATCAGCAGGAAACAGAGGAGcatcaggtaaaaaaaaaaaaaaaaaaaaaaaaaaatggtttttaaaatctcatttattttagGTGCAGTTTATGTCTGAGAGGATGAAGGGCTTAGTATAATAGTAACTAAGGAGAAACTtgtaaaggaaaatgaatgagaaattctaGGAAGTGTGGAAAGATATTCAAATGGATCTAGAATCTCAGAAAACTAACATTTCCTGGTTGTTATCAGCTTCCAAGTAACATCAATGAGACTGGAAGTTGTGAAATTAAAGAGTGTGCTGGTTCAAAATCAGTGAGACTTGGGCTATGGGTCCCAGCAGTGAAAGTTATGGGGAGAGAAATTGCAGCTGAAAATGAGGAAGCTATGTCTAACAGAGCTGTCAGAAAATAGAGTGAACTACTTTGAAACATAATGCATTTCTAGTCCTTGGAGGTATTCAAACAGCTGTTGGCTTGCATTTGTTGGGAGTTGGGAATGTTACTGAAGGAATTTAAGAATCAGATGGATAGTCAGACTGGAAGATCTTGAAAGCCCTTCCAACACTGTTGTGATTCTATGACACAAATAGAATGTTATGAGAAATTTCCCTAAGGAATCATAAAATACCACATTTGCAGGTGCTTATGGGAGAGTTCACAGATTAAAAAGCAGTTCCTCAAGTTGATTCTGGTTTTGCATGAAGGAGATGAAAAGGGAACCAGGAGGAAACTAATATCAGAGGAGGGTACACATCCTGCTGGATGCctgatttttctctcttagtACCAACAACATTCATAATGTTGTTTTGCAAACATCACACAGAAGAGATAGGTACTTTTCTCCTGGAGGAAGACCTGTGGTTTGagttagtaaatattttgttgtgaAATTATTCAGAAGTAAAGGGTcctttctgaaatatttgctTCAGAAATCTAATTTCAATTCACATGACTGTTTCTCTGGTTTATGAGACAAAAGGAGGGCTGACCACAGTTTAATGAGCAGGCCCTGAAGGCTCACATTTTTTTCCAAGTCTTGGAGGTTCCCATAGCGCAGGGCAGCACTATTAGAAGGAAAATCCCTGCTCCTACATCACACTATCTatgaagaaattcatttttataatttagaagAATGTGTAAAAAGCTTAAAAGATTTCTGCATTTGGTATTGACTGACATTCTTTCAAGAGtaaaataaggtttttaaaaatgtataaaataaccCATAACAATATCAAatgttatgtttgtttttataacaagATCTTCTGTAGCATATATGCTTACTAAAACGACAGCCCCTTGGTTCTCTACTGCcttcctttattttccctttggatTATGATTAGGACCATCTGATTTTAATTTCTGCATATTTTCTAATAACATATTTTGGCTCCTATGCCAAACTGTGCCCTTTGTATCTAGGCCTAGTGTTGATGCTTCCTGATTTTAAGTGGGAATTGGCTGAAAATTTCAGCAATATAATTTTTCCATTACAGCAAAATATTAAGAATTCACTGTTATTTATTCTATTCATGCTAGAAAGGCTAAGGGATATTTGGTAAAGTTGTTAGAAAACAGTAATATCAAAGATTTTTGTAATGTTAAAATGTATCTCCAATAATTTATAGCTCTGAAGAAAATATTGTCGTCTCTGGAATTCTCATTAACATAGAAAACACGTTTCTGTTCTGATTATTTATAGGAACCCCTTTCTCTTATTGTTCAGTGAAGAGAGACTCCTGAGATGGAAAGTCTCAAGACCGATGTAGAAATGCCCTATGCTGAGCTCATCATAAAAGTGGGCAAAGTGACTTTTGGAGAAGAGAACAGGAAAGTGATGACCAATAGCTCTTTGAAAAGAATCGAGAATTCAAATATCATCCAGGCTATCTGTGCACTGCTAAATTCTGGAGGGGGTGTGATCAAAGCAGAGATTGATGATAAAACCTACAGTTACCAATGTCATGGGTTGGGACAGGATTTGGAAACTTCATTCCAAAAGCTCCTTCCTTCAGGTTCACAGAAATACCTTGACTACATGCAGTACGGGCACAATCTCCTGATTTTTGTGAAATCATGGAGCCCAAATGTTTGCAGCCTCCCACTGAGGATTTGCAGCTTGCGCTCCAATTTATATCAGAGAGACGTGACTTCTGCCATCAACTTGAGTGCCAGCAGTGCCCTGGAGCTTCTCAAAGAGAAATCATCTAGAGCTCCAAGAGCTAGACCAAAGCTGCATTCTCAGAAAGTTTTCAACAGATACGTTCAGGAAGAAGAAGACATGAAGATGTCCGCCTTGGAATTTTTTAACAGGGATAAACTCACATATAAGGAGAAGCTCAACTTTACGGAGTCAACACATGTCGAGTTTAAAAGGTTCACCACCAAAAAGGTTGTACCTCGGGTTAAAGAGATGCTGCCTCATTACGTCTCTGCATTTGCCAACACTCAAGGGGGATACCTAATTATTGGGGTTGATGATAAGAGCAAAGAAGTGTTTGGATGTAGGAGAGAAAAAGTGAACCCTGAgttactaaaaaaagaaatagaaaactgcaTAGAAAAATTGCCTACGTTCCACTTCTGTTGTGAGAAGCCCAAGGTGAATTTTACTACCAAAATCTTGAATGTGTACCAAAAAGATACCCTGTATGGTTATGTCTGTGTGATTGAAGTAGAGCCCTTCTGTTGTGTAGTGTTCGCAGAGGCCCCAGATTCCTGGATCATGAGGGACGGTTCTGTCACAAGGTTGACGGCTGAGCAATGGGTGATCATGATGCTGGATATTCAGTCAGGTAAAGAGGGAGGCGAGTCACTGtctagggagggaggaagggaggaggttCCTTCTCTACCTTTTGTGGGTAATTGGTCATATACTTTagtttaaaacagaaatttgctTTTTGCTTAGAAAAGTTCTGacatggtatttatttatttatttatttatttcggtactggggattgaactcaggagcactcaaccactgagccacatccccagtcctatttgtattttatttagagacagggtctcactgagttgcttagtgcctcaccattgctgaatttagctttgaactcacagtcctcctgtctcagcctcctgagctgctgggattacaggcctgcgcccaCTGTGCCTGGCGGTGtcttttttctaacatttttagtTCTAACGTCTCAGAATCTGAACACTTTGAGGTTAAGAAATACTTGGTTTTCAGTCTGTTTGGAGAAAGTTATAGTATGCCATCAATCACGGATTAGTAAATTTCCTCATATGCACTAATGAAGTCTTGTTGAAAAAGTTTTGCAGGCTGCTTTTCCTACTGTAAATGGAAATAGTCTCGCTCTACAGATGATCTTAAGAGAAATACTCTTTAAGAATGACTCTGCACTAAGACTTTCAAGGGAAACATATTTTGACAAATATGAACTGTTTCAGTACCCCTGGGAGCTATAATACCTTAAACCATTGGGTTTGTGGCATCACCAAGTGGGAAAACAATGATCCTAGGACAGGGGTTGGCAGTGGAGGAGGAGAACCCCTAGTGTTTTGTTCTCTTGCAGCCTTGGTGATTCCTAATCAACCCATAAAGAATTTATAGACTAAACTAAGCTTATCACCTTGGTATGTCCCAAATTTGATTAAAGAAACTGAGATCATCAGATCAAgactctagtgattagagaattTTATTGGAttatcctttttctcttccaaaatttaaatttgtttgatttaccttcctccccacccacacAAGCACCAAATTAGAGACTTAAACAACTAAAATCAGCCTGTACTTAACCTTTGCTGACCCCCACTAGATAACCTTTCTTCTCAGAGTTGACCTGGAATCAGAACATTAAAGTTAGAAGGGCACTTAGGGATCACATTAAAGTTAGAAGGACACTTAAGGATCACCACCTGCCTCTGGTGTCAGAGAGAAGTGAAATGACTTGCCTAAGATGAATCACACAGTGAGTTAAGTTATGTATGACCCCTGCAGCTGTTCCCAAACTTCCATTTCTGACATGCAGGCTGGTTGAAGCATAGTAAGAGTGATAGCAATTCAGGCACCATACACAACACATGTGTCTGACAGGAAGAGCGgtataaaagttattttacttctgatctttatttttgtctgaaaCAACTTTCCATGTAATTGTTTAGCTCCTCCCAGTTTGGCCACCGACTACAGTGCTCACCTGATTTCATCAGCTTCAACTGCACTGAGAAGCCCAGCGTATCTCATAAAAGTCATGGAATTTAAGGGGGCTCTGCAACAGCATTTGTTTCCAGGTATTCCCTCTTAATTTCAGCTGAGGGGACTATTTGTTTTGTAAGATTAATTTGGGATCTAGGGgtgaactcagtggtagagtgcttgcctaaaatgtgcaagaccctggattcaatacccagcactgggggaaataAAGGTTGAGAGGAATCAGTAGTAATTGGTCCAAATCTTTCTTCTTACAGAAAGTCAAATATAAGATTAAACAGACATACTGGTCctgaaatatacatacatacatatatatgtatgtgtgtgtgtgtacatatatatgctcatacacatgcatatatgtatatatgggaTCACCTGAATTccttctcaacctcagcactattgacatttgggtCACATAATTCTTTGTTGGGGGGTGAGAGGGTGCATTGTGCATTGTCAGATGTTTAACAGCGTTCCTGGCCTCTACCGAGTAGATCCAAGTAGCATCCCTTTAGTTGTAACAATCAAACATTCTCTAGACATTGTCAATAGTTGCAGGGGCAAAGTTGCCTCTGGTTAAGAAGCACTGTTCTAAAAGAAAGCTCTTAGTTTCCCAAAAGCGTCAGGTTCATTAAAAGTTCTTAACAGGAAGGAGCACCTTCTTGGCAGTCACAGACCATCCAGGCCTAAGGAAAGGAAGCTAGGAGGCTGCTCGGACCAAATCCCTCCCGAGAGCTTTCCCTCGTGCCAGAGCTGCCAGCAATGAGAACTTCTGATTGCAGCTCTGGGTTGTGAAGAGGGGATGTTCTCTTTGCAACTAGGAAACCCATGGCCACAGTCATCCCTCTCTACCATGTTGTGGGAATACTTGGTTATGCTTTTCCAAGTTTTGGTAACTTACTCCTATTCCTTGAATTTTCAGTGACACAAGAAGAAGTGATACAATTTAAACCAGAATCCCTGTGTAAGAAGTTgttctcagatcataatggactggaGGAATTAATAAAGATACAGCTATGTCCTTGCTCCCAGGGGATTGTGATATTTTCTAGAAGCTGGGCTGGTGACGTTGGCTTAAGCAAAGAGCAGAATGTCCTGTGTGATGCTCTCCTGATAGCAATTAACAGCCCCCTGGTGCTCTATACAGTGCTTATAGAGTCCAATTGGATTGGAGGGTTCGAATATGCCCGAAACACAGCTCATCAGTTAAAGCAGAAACTGCAAACTATTGGTGGCTACACAGGGAAAATGTGCATCATTCCAAGGCTTATTCACTTGGCCAGCAGACAGTGTAGACCTGGTGAATTCCTTGTGCACTACCCCCAATCCTACAGACTCTCCAGTGCAGATGAAATGGAGAATTTGCTGCAGGCCCTTGTGGTCATCTCACTGTGCTCTAGGTCTCTTCTGAGTGACCAGCTGGGCTGTGAGTTTTTCAACCTGCTTGTAGAGGAGCAGAGCAAGTTGCTTTCCAAGAACCTTCAGGAAACTCGGGAATTGTTCATCCACTGCCTTCCAGGAACCAGGAAGACAGCCCTAGCCATGAAGATCATGGAGAAAATTAAGAACTTGTTCCACTGCAAGCCAAAAGAGATCCTCTATGTTTGTGAAAGTGACACCCTAAGGGATTTTGTGatgtaagaattttataaactaaacttttaaaaaatgatttattcagTCTTTTCAACAGTGCCACaaaagtaatttgtgttttcagtTGAAGATTTTACGATGCCTCTTTCCTGCAGAAGTTTGAGTCCAAACCAATTACGTATTTCCAAATGATCAGGTCGTTGAGTTGTAAATGGGTAATTCATAAAGTTCAAATTTAAGCATATTATAAATAAGCCAAATATGTATAACTTTAAATTTACAAAGCCCCAGATTGTGGTTTTAATCCACAATGAAATCtaagaaaagtagaaattaatTTATCTTTCTAGAAATATATTGCTTGATAATATTTTAGTCATAAGGTGAGTCACTGTGCCTAGCAGGAACtcaaatataaatacaatttgcctttttttaaattaaatattttcatttgtttgtcttGCTATGCAtcaataattttagaaaacatgcaaaattaattctaat
Proteins encoded in this region:
- the LOC124981001 gene encoding protein SLFN14-like, which produces MESLKTDVEMPYAELIIKVGKVTFGEENRKVMTNSSLKRIENSNIIQAICALLNSGGGVIKAEIDDKTYSYQCHGLGQDLETSFQKLLPSGSQKYLDYMQYGHNLLIFVKSWSPNVCSLPLRICSLRSNLYQRDVTSAINLSASSALELLKEKSSRAPRARPKLHSQKVFNRYVQEEEDMKMSALEFFNRDKLTYKEKLNFTESTHVEFKRFTTKKVVPRVKEMLPHYVSAFANTQGGYLIIGVDDKSKEVFGCRREKVNPELLKKEIENCIEKLPTFHFCCEKPKVNFTTKILNVYQKDTLYGYVCVIEVEPFCCVVFAEAPDSWIMRDGSVTRLTAEQWVIMMLDIQSAPPSLATDYSAHLISSASTALRSPAYLIKVMEFKGALQQHLFPVTQEEVIQFKPESLCKKLFSDHNGLEELIKIQLCPCSQGIVIFSRSWAGDVGLSKEQNVLCDALLIAINSPLVLYTVLIESNWIGGFEYARNTAHQLKQKLQTIGGYTGKMCIIPRLIHLASRQCRPGEFLVHYPQSYRLSSADEMENLLQALVVISLCSRSLLSDQLGCEFFNLLVEEQSKLLSKNLQETRELFIHCLPGTRKTALAMKIMEKIKNLFHCKPKEILYVCESDTLRDFVIQQTTYHAVTRKTFMQGEFPKIKHIVMDETENFCSKYGDWYRKAKSITHPKVKGFGSEDLHHGILWIFLDPFQVHHADANGLPAPSAQFPRKTITNGIYCALEIAKVMKEEMKMIKAKPPSSISPDMLALFQEASYEEAMCAQALPGVCETKTNLTIEQIANYVVERCHSLFQCGYLPKDVAVLCKRGEDRERYKLALLKAMELIKDHGTTEVVFSRATGVGDNDIVLDSIQHFSGLERNIVFGLSLSPECSQSEEFHKLCFASRAIKHLYLLYEKRAAF